The following are from one region of the Prevotella communis genome:
- a CDS encoding IS3 family transposase, whose protein sequence is MHARDKDKYPIETQCRLLGVSKQAYFQRDEDVLLRRIAQEEFALAYILEIRKKDPGLGGVKLWRMYKREFTGNKPMGRDRFEALIDRYGLKLKQRLRKPRTTDSTHGLPLYPNLIKDLIPTAPNQLWVSDITYIPIWLDETRYSFCYLSMILDAYTEEIVGWAIGPTLDTEYPLRALLMALERIENIDKETLTLIHHSDRGVQYASARYVELLQKHGIRISMTEDGNPKENPQAERINNTMKNELLKGMRFTSLAEVIEAVDPAVVFYNEERPHMSIDMMTPKEAAACTGELKKHWTSYREMHIKERQKMTFIGNARENTTFLLHNP, encoded by the coding sequence CTGCATGCACGGGACAAGGACAAATATCCTATAGAAACCCAGTGCAGACTGCTTGGTGTATCAAAGCAGGCTTATTTCCAGAGAGACGAGGACGTACTGCTGAGGAGAATTGCTCAGGAGGAGTTTGCCTTGGCATATATTCTTGAGATACGCAAAAAGGATCCTGGTCTTGGTGGCGTAAAGCTGTGGCGCATGTACAAGCGCGAATTCACAGGCAACAAACCAATGGGGCGTGACCGCTTTGAAGCCCTAATAGACAGATACGGTCTGAAGCTCAAGCAGCGTTTGCGCAAACCACGTACTACGGATTCTACGCATGGCCTACCTCTCTATCCAAACCTCATTAAGGACCTGATTCCGACTGCCCCCAACCAGCTATGGGTAAGCGACATTACCTATATCCCAATCTGGCTGGATGAGACCCGTTACAGCTTCTGCTACCTGTCCATGATACTGGATGCGTATACAGAGGAGATTGTAGGCTGGGCGATAGGGCCGACATTGGACACGGAATATCCCCTGCGTGCCCTCCTGATGGCCTTGGAGCGTATAGAGAATATAGATAAGGAGACACTTACGCTAATTCACCATTCTGACAGAGGCGTACAGTATGCAAGTGCCCGTTACGTAGAACTTTTGCAGAAACATGGCATTCGTATCAGCATGACAGAGGACGGAAACCCAAAGGAGAACCCTCAGGCTGAAAGAATCAACAACACAATGAAGAACGAGCTGTTGAAAGGCATGCGATTTACATCTCTTGCAGAAGTCATAGAAGCCGTAGATCCAGCTGTCGTCTTCTACAACGAGGAACGACCACATATGAGCATTGACATGATGACTCCTAAGGAAGCTGCTGCTTGTACTGGGGAGCTGAAGAAGCACTGGACAAGCTACAGGGAAATGCACATCAAGGAAAGGCAAAAAATGACATTTATAGGGAATGCAAGAGAAAATACTACTTTTCTCTTGCATAATCCCTAG
- the tnpC gene encoding IS66 family transposase: protein MKKDEIISMLQQQNAFLQQQLREANDRLEEANRKVDELFKKVSSLEELLIRKNQEEKKQRNVIKGLTKIQQNKSERQTPSVSASSTTSPDSNSQQSDSAPKPRARTNYGARRKDHYEVEVEEEDVYPTDSCFDEMKARLIDTHDVVRYILVPMRFIKKVYHVRIYTQDGAVMEGKAPVAPLLGSNYDGSFIAGIAQLRYIYSMPVERIVKYFTENGFDMDKGTAHGLLRKTEGVFENLYKAMGLAVKEDDYLAGDETYHRVLVKVPGGKGSKKGYIWVVTAMHTGLVYYFYHDGSRGQDVILNYIGDYGGTFQSDGFYPYRKMAAKLTRLSCLQHVKRKFLDCDDDGEAQTIVRLINELYQMEHHHRIETDGWTVEKNLRWRQKYAPKILKEIRKRLDRMAADPEMLPKSDKYIAVHYMLNEWEAIGNIFTRGDYHLDNNLVERLNRYISLSRRNSLFFGSHKGAQRAAMFYSLACSCRLNKINFFEYISDVINRAALMQPNTDIREYRALLPDKWKDL, encoded by the coding sequence ATGAAAAAGGACGAGATTATCAGTATGCTCCAGCAGCAGAATGCCTTCCTGCAGCAACAGCTTAGGGAGGCAAATGACCGTCTTGAAGAAGCCAACCGTAAGGTGGATGAGCTTTTCAAGAAGGTGTCATCGCTGGAGGAACTGCTCATCCGGAAGAATCAGGAGGAGAAGAAACAGCGTAATGTCATCAAGGGACTGACGAAGATACAGCAGAACAAATCGGAGAGACAGACTCCGTCCGTGTCGGCATCAAGTACCACTTCTCCAGACTCAAACAGTCAGCAGTCTGATTCCGCCCCGAAGCCGAGGGCAAGGACCAACTATGGAGCTAGACGCAAGGATCACTATGAGGTGGAGGTCGAGGAGGAGGACGTCTATCCTACAGATTCATGCTTCGATGAGATGAAAGCACGTCTGATAGATACTCACGACGTGGTACGCTACATCCTTGTACCCATGCGCTTCATCAAGAAGGTATATCACGTACGTATCTATACCCAGGACGGAGCCGTCATGGAGGGAAAGGCTCCTGTAGCTCCCCTGCTGGGCTCGAACTACGACGGTTCCTTCATCGCAGGCATCGCCCAGCTGCGCTACATCTACTCCATGCCTGTGGAGCGTATCGTCAAGTACTTTACGGAGAACGGTTTCGATATGGACAAGGGTACTGCTCACGGACTGTTGCGCAAGACGGAAGGCGTCTTCGAGAACCTGTACAAGGCGATGGGGCTGGCAGTCAAGGAAGACGACTATCTGGCAGGCGACGAGACTTATCATCGCGTACTTGTCAAGGTGCCTGGCGGAAAGGGCTCGAAGAAAGGATACATCTGGGTAGTGACAGCCATGCACACAGGACTGGTCTATTATTTTTATCACGACGGATCAAGAGGACAGGATGTCATCCTTAACTATATAGGCGACTATGGAGGAACCTTCCAGTCAGACGGATTCTATCCCTACAGGAAGATGGCTGCAAAACTTACGAGACTCTCCTGCCTACAGCATGTGAAGAGGAAATTTCTCGACTGCGATGATGACGGTGAGGCACAGACTATAGTCAGGCTTATAAACGAGCTTTACCAAATGGAGCATCATCATAGGATTGAGACAGACGGCTGGACGGTAGAGAAAAACCTCCGCTGGAGACAGAAGTATGCCCCCAAGATACTGAAAGAGATACGCAAGAGGCTTGACCGGATGGCGGCAGACCCTGAGATGCTGCCCAAGTCGGACAAGTATATTGCCGTGCACTATATGCTCAACGAATGGGAAGCCATCGGAAATATCTTCACCAGGGGAGACTATCATTTGGACAACAACCTCGTTGAGAGACTCAACAGGTACATATCGCTCTCAAGGAGAAACTCGCTCTTCTTCGGATCACACAAAGGAGCCCAGCGTGCTGCCATGTTTTATTCGCTGGCATGCTCTTGTAGACTCAACAAGATTAATTTCTTCGAGTACATCTCAGATGTC
- a CDS encoding glutamate--cysteine ligase, whose protein sequence is MKNYRTENQRLYYDKVISLYRDHHMGRKRIEKIIPLSDHTISKWIRNFVAENPEYKSKRMKMAEEKRKQKAIEDSIQSPLPNDKQSLQSEVARLRKALREASMRADLYDEMINVAEKQFNISIRKKAGTKQ, encoded by the coding sequence ATGAAGAATTATCGAACAGAAAATCAGAGGTTGTATTATGACAAAGTAATCTCCCTCTATCGTGACCACCACATGGGAAGAAAAAGAATTGAGAAAATAATTCCCTTGTCAGATCACACTATTTCGAAATGGATTCGTAACTTTGTAGCCGAAAACCCGGAATACAAGAGTAAACGCATGAAAATGGCAGAAGAAAAACGTAAGCAGAAAGCGATTGAGGACTCTATCCAATCGCCATTGCCAAACGACAAGCAGTCCTTGCAGTCAGAGGTGGCCCGTTTGCGGAAGGCTCTTCGTGAAGCGTCTATGCGTGCCGATCTTTATGATGAGATGATAAATGTAGCCGAGAAGCAGTTTAACATCTCCATCCGAAAAAAAGCTGGCACCAAGCAGTAA
- the tnpB gene encoding IS66 family insertion sequence element accessory protein TnpB (TnpB, as the term is used for proteins encoded by IS66 family insertion elements, is considered an accessory protein, since TnpC, encoded by a neighboring gene, is a DDE family transposase.) — translation MFGLEESRQYYVCQRYVRMNMGINGLSKIVSNELRRPLLNGDVFIFFGKNRQMVKLLCWDGDGFLLYQKRLEKGTFELPRFRPDQKAVEMSYRTLSAIMRGVSLRSVRYRRRLRIDNFAVSQIADYQ, via the coding sequence ATGTTCGGATTAGAGGAAAGCAGACAGTATTATGTGTGCCAGCGCTATGTGCGGATGAACATGGGCATCAACGGATTGTCAAAAATTGTAAGTAATGAACTGAGACGCCCGCTCTTGAACGGCGATGTTTTTATCTTCTTTGGCAAGAACCGCCAGATGGTGAAGCTGCTTTGCTGGGATGGTGACGGTTTCCTGCTTTATCAGAAGCGATTAGAGAAAGGGACTTTTGAGCTACCCCGTTTCAGGCCTGACCAGAAGGCCGTAGAGATGTCCTACAGGACACTTTCTGCCATTATGCGGGGCGTGAGCCTCCGAAGCGTCAGATATCGCAGGAGACTGAGAATTGACAACTTTGCGGTTTCGCAAATAGCTGACTATCAGTAA